Part of the Polyangiaceae bacterium genome, GAAACGCGATCACGTCGCGGATCGACGGCTGGCACGCCAGCATCATCACCAGGCGGTCCACGCCCAGGCCGAAGCCTGCCGCCGGAGGCATGCCGTGCTCGAGCGCGCGGATGTAGTCGGCGTCGTAGTCCATCGTTTCCTCGGCGCCGCGGGTCTTCTTGGCCACCTGCTCGGCGAAGCGCGCCGCTTGGTCCTCCGGATCGTTCAGCTCGCTGAAGGCGTTGCAGAGCTCGCGCCCGTCCACGAAGAGCTCGAACCGGTCCACCAGCGTCGGGTCGCTGTCCTTGCGCCGGGCCAGCGGCGAGACCTCCGCCGGGTAGTCGATGATGAAGACCGGCACGCTCTTCGAACCGTCGCTACTCCGGTAATCTTCCGCGAGGAACGGCTCCGCCAGGTATTCGTACGCGCAGAACAGGCGCTCGCCGTCGTTCTCTGCGACGCCGAGTCCCTTGCGGAAGTTCGTCCAGTCGATCTTCTTGGCGCGCGGGCTCTTCTTGGCCCACTCGCCGACCAGCGCGGCGCCCGCGCTGCCAGGGCCGGTCTCGGCGCCCTTCGCGAGGGCGATCTCGCTCATGCGCTCGAACAGCTCGAAGGGGATGTTGGCGCGCTCGAGCGCGCTCGCCACCGCCTGCTTCATGGGCACGCGAGCGAAGGGCTCGTCGAAGCTGAAGCTGCGCTCGTTCTTCCAGCTCTGGTAGCGAGGAAGCTGCCCGGTCTGGCGGAAGCGCTCCTCCAGGAACCCGTCCACCGAGCGCAACATCTGCTCGGTCAGGTCCATCAAAGTGCCGTACGTGGCGTACGACATGTAGAACTCGAGCATCGTGAACTCGGGGTTGTGCCGGGTGCTGATGCCCTCGTTGCGGTAACAGCGCCCGATCTCGTAGACCCGTTCGAAGCCGCCCACGAGCAAGCGCTTCAGGTACAGCTCCGGCGCGATCCGCAGGTAGAGGTCGAGGTCGAGGGTGTTGTGGTGAGTGGTGAACGGGCGCGCCGCGGCGCCGCCGATCACTGTGTGGAGCGTGGGCGTCTCGACCTCCATGAAGCCCGCGCCGTCGAGGAACGCCCGGAGCCCCTGCACGATGGCGGAGCGCGCTCGGAGCGCCGCGGCGGCG contains:
- a CDS encoding lysine--tRNA ligase translates to MSEKPDAEASASGESGEEGLIQARREKAARVRARGENPFANDLDPSDRISCRSLRERFEPALLEPKHELRYDPERVAALGGDDEHHVAGRLMARRGFGKASFLRLRDGSGELQLFAKQDTMGAAFAALDDVDVADHVEARGRPMVTKTGELSLELQSLRLLTKAMRPLPDKWHGMSDVDLRYRRRYVDTVANPDAAAALRARSAIVQGLRAFLDGAGFMEVETPTLHTVIGGAAARPFTTHHNTLDLDLYLRIAPELYLKRLLVGGFERVYEIGRCYRNEGISTRHNPEFTMLEFYMSYATYGTLMDLTEQMLRSVDGFLEERFRQTGQLPRYQSWKNERSFSFDEPFARVPMKQAVASALERANIPFELFERMSEIALAKGAETGPGSAGAALVGEWAKKSPRAKKIDWTNFRKGLGVAENDGERLFCAYEYLAEPFLAEDYRSSDGSKSVPVFIIDYPAEVSPLARRKDSDPTLVDRFELFVDGRELCNAFSELNDPEDQAARFAEQVAKKTRGAEETMDYDADYIRALEHGMPPAAGFGLGVDRLVMMLACQPSIRDVIAFPLLRPEAD